The following coding sequences lie in one Leucobacter allii genomic window:
- a CDS encoding sugar phosphate isomerase/epimerase family protein, with amino-acid sequence MIQIGIFSGYFPYDLETTAKKVQELGLNTVQLDLHFKDIDLSSGQITREKAKRVQDTFRDHDAPICAISGYTNIVHPDLDKRRANVERLKEIIRSARDFGTPYVISESGTFNPESEWDHHEHNRSEDAYEQVRSVLTELAEEAWNHGATFLLETYVNNVIGSVRETARVFNDIQHPGLELLMDPTNYFDQSNIDDQAGVLNEVFDVLGDRVRIAHAKDVKRAGADKSEKHADIGDDDALASHTFRGVGEIELPAAGLGSLDYDLYVKRLAERSPNIPLIIEHLDEADIPRAKEFIRETLKRQGV; translated from the coding sequence ATGATCCAGATCGGCATCTTCTCCGGATACTTCCCCTACGACCTCGAGACCACCGCGAAGAAGGTCCAGGAGCTCGGGCTGAACACCGTCCAGCTCGACCTCCACTTCAAGGACATCGATCTCTCCTCGGGTCAGATCACCCGGGAGAAGGCGAAGCGCGTGCAGGACACCTTCCGCGACCACGACGCCCCCATCTGCGCGATCTCGGGCTACACCAACATCGTGCACCCCGACCTCGACAAGCGGCGCGCCAATGTGGAGCGACTCAAGGAGATCATCCGGAGCGCCCGCGACTTCGGCACCCCGTACGTCATCAGCGAGTCCGGCACCTTCAACCCCGAGAGCGAGTGGGACCACCACGAGCACAACCGTTCGGAGGACGCCTACGAGCAGGTCCGCTCCGTGCTCACCGAGCTCGCGGAGGAGGCCTGGAACCACGGCGCCACCTTCCTGCTCGAGACCTACGTCAACAACGTCATCGGCTCGGTGCGCGAGACCGCGCGCGTCTTCAACGACATCCAGCACCCCGGCCTCGAACTGCTGATGGACCCGACCAACTACTTCGACCAGAGCAACATCGACGATCAGGCGGGCGTGCTGAACGAGGTCTTCGACGTGCTCGGCGACCGCGTGCGCATCGCGCACGCCAAGGACGTCAAGCGCGCGGGGGCCGACAAGAGCGAGAAGCACGCCGACATCGGCGACGACGACGCACTCGCCTCGCACACCTTCCGAGGCGTCGGCGAGATCGAGCTGCCGGCCGCCGGCCTCGGCTCCCTCGACTACGACCTCTACGTCAAGCGGCTCGCCGAGCGCAGCCCGAACATCCCGCTCATCATCGAGCACCTCGACGAGGCCGACATCCCCCGTGCCAAGGAGTTCATCCGCGAGACCCTGAAGCGGCAGGGCGTCTGA
- a CDS encoding LacI family DNA-binding transcriptional regulator — translation MSSEAGRRASRRSTRSVTLAEVAEHAGVSPQTVSRAIRTPDVVSEDTLERVQASIRATGYVPNLAASNLASNRSNTIAVLIPAVSASVFADTVQGLDSVLAPHGYHLFIGTTEYSLQQEEATLRALLGRRPDGVVLVGTEHTPEAQALLAAARVPVVESWELTQHPVDSVVGFSNYAAMSALFEHVHALGYRCPVLAGQFAGGDVRALRRRAAFEDGMRRLYPGVPVRILDSGAAGVSLDAGRDLFRQVRSELPRADLIMFASDVFATGATLEAVRSGVAIPGELGITGFGGFEVGRHLVPQLTTMAIPSRRIGEEAGRVLLERIAAGGRQTGEARIVDVGHTLVLGESTVWQR, via the coding sequence ATGAGCTCTGAGGCGGGGAGGCGGGCGAGCCGTCGGTCGACGCGGAGCGTCACCCTCGCCGAGGTCGCCGAGCACGCAGGGGTCTCCCCGCAGACCGTCTCCCGTGCGATCCGCACCCCCGACGTCGTGTCCGAGGACACGCTCGAACGGGTGCAGGCATCGATCCGCGCCACGGGGTACGTGCCGAATCTGGCCGCGAGCAATCTCGCCTCCAACCGCAGCAACACGATCGCGGTGCTCATCCCCGCGGTCTCCGCGTCCGTCTTCGCCGACACGGTGCAGGGCCTCGACAGCGTGCTCGCCCCGCACGGCTACCACCTCTTCATCGGTACGACCGAGTACAGTCTGCAGCAGGAGGAGGCGACGCTGCGGGCCCTCCTCGGCCGCCGGCCCGACGGCGTCGTGCTCGTCGGCACCGAGCACACGCCTGAGGCGCAGGCGCTGCTCGCCGCCGCGCGAGTGCCGGTCGTGGAATCCTGGGAGCTCACCCAGCATCCGGTCGACTCGGTCGTCGGCTTCTCGAACTACGCCGCGATGAGCGCGCTGTTCGAGCACGTGCACGCCCTCGGCTACCGGTGCCCGGTGCTCGCCGGCCAGTTCGCCGGAGGCGACGTGCGCGCGCTCCGCCGCCGTGCCGCCTTCGAGGACGGCATGCGTCGGCTCTATCCGGGGGTGCCCGTCAGGATCCTCGACTCCGGTGCCGCGGGCGTCAGCCTCGATGCCGGGCGGGATCTCTTCAGACAGGTCCGGTCCGAGCTGCCCCGGGCGGACCTCATCATGTTCGCGAGCGACGTCTTCGCGACAGGCGCGACGCTCGAAGCGGTGCGCAGCGGCGTCGCGATTCCCGGGGAGCTCGGCATCACCGGCTTCGGCGGCTTCGAGGTCGGCCGTCACCTCGTGCCCCAGCTCACGACGATGGCGATCCCGAGCCGCCGCATCGGCGAGGAGGCCGGCCGGGTGCTGCTCGAGCGGATCGCGGCCGGCGGACGGCAGACGGGCGAGGCGAGGATCGTCGACGTCGGCCACACCCTCGTGCTCGGCGAGAGCACGGTCTGGCAGCGCTGA
- a CDS encoding CaiB/BaiF CoA transferase family protein — MSGNDGVLSGYRVLDCSIAMAGPFAAQRLGDLGADVIKVEPTTGEWQRHTPAGGAVGNKINVSFLSLNRNKRSLAVNLKDEDGRELLYRLVRESDVFLQNYRPGVAKRLGVDYESLREINPAIVYVSISGYGEDGPYRDRPGQDLLLQAMSGAMLSTGAVGQPPQAAGQYLADAVTASTAFEGVLAALLHRERTGEGQLVTVNMLDALTALQMQELSVYTVGRVPQKRSAQPHAHVYIRSPYGSFRTQDGYIVLSFVSLEVLAELFDDDSLRGFADDEAAWGMRDELFARTAQALEQRTSAEWMEYFEARGVWAGPVYSYEDLVNDPQIAHNGTFVEYEHPTEGRIKTPGFPYKFSRTPAEVYRGAPQTGEHSREVLASIGLTDAETDRLIASGVVAQLEDAAGAPLDGRGA, encoded by the coding sequence ATGAGTGGCAACGACGGAGTGCTGAGCGGATACCGGGTGCTCGACTGCTCCATCGCGATGGCGGGGCCGTTCGCGGCGCAGCGCCTGGGCGACCTGGGCGCCGACGTGATCAAGGTCGAGCCGACGACCGGGGAGTGGCAGCGCCACACCCCGGCGGGCGGAGCGGTCGGCAACAAGATCAACGTCTCGTTCCTGTCCCTGAACCGCAACAAGCGATCGCTCGCGGTGAACCTGAAGGACGAGGACGGGCGCGAGCTCCTGTATCGGCTCGTGCGGGAGTCCGACGTCTTCCTGCAGAACTACCGGCCGGGCGTCGCGAAGCGCCTCGGCGTCGACTACGAGTCGTTGCGGGAGATCAACCCGGCCATCGTCTACGTCTCCATCTCGGGGTACGGCGAGGACGGCCCGTATCGCGACCGGCCGGGGCAGGACCTGCTGCTGCAGGCGATGTCGGGGGCGATGCTCTCGACGGGCGCCGTCGGCCAGCCGCCCCAGGCGGCCGGCCAGTACCTCGCCGACGCGGTGACGGCCTCGACCGCGTTCGAGGGAGTCCTCGCGGCGCTGCTGCACCGCGAGCGCACGGGGGAGGGGCAGCTCGTCACGGTGAACATGCTCGACGCGCTCACCGCGCTGCAGATGCAGGAGCTGTCCGTCTACACCGTGGGCCGCGTGCCGCAGAAGCGCAGCGCGCAGCCCCACGCGCACGTCTACATCCGTTCGCCCTACGGATCCTTCCGCACGCAGGACGGGTACATCGTGCTGTCGTTCGTCTCGCTGGAGGTGCTCGCCGAGCTGTTCGACGACGACTCCCTGCGCGGATTCGCGGACGACGAGGCCGCATGGGGCATGCGCGACGAGCTCTTCGCCCGCACCGCGCAGGCCCTCGAGCAGCGCACGAGCGCGGAATGGATGGAGTACTTCGAGGCACGCGGCGTCTGGGCCGGTCCCGTCTACTCCTACGAGGATCTCGTCAACGATCCGCAGATCGCGCACAACGGCACCTTCGTCGAGTACGAGCACCCGACGGAAGGGCGCATCAAGACCCCCGGGTTCCCCTACAAGTTCTCGCGCACGCCGGCCGAGGTGTACCGCGGAGCGCCGCAGACCGGGGAGCACAGCCGCGAGGTGCTCGCATCGATCGGGCTCACCGATGCGGAGACCGACCGGTTGATCGCGAGCGGGGTCGTCGCCCAGCTCGAGGACGCCGCCGGCGCGCCCCTCGACGGACGCGGGGCGTAG
- a CDS encoding aldose 1-epimerase family protein, which yields MMRDQDWFGAAIRQPTRELRRRTGDLAAFAEIREVELSNGQERGVRALQIRNADGLEIEVLVDRAFDIGDVRYRGVPVSWRSGNGYRHPALHEVEAEDGLSWLRTLDGFLVSGGLDHTLFGGEVDASQYAYPPKPTVRHGLHGRLSSLPARLLSVEEDWRETGGVLRVRGEIVQATSFGEHLRLRRTVEVDIHGAGFRIDDEVVNLGFERTPHMFLYHINIGWPVVDEGTEFVGSVQRHLWQSPSTEEQGAPHHTLVEPRRGFVEQVWEHELAVGDDGLHRVALLRADGAFGVELAWDPEGMPNFFEWQNLRDGQYGVGLEPSSHHVGGEADARADGSMTWLEHGESRRYRTSVTLLDGTEATAAARARVLGDEG from the coding sequence ATGATGCGCGACCAGGACTGGTTCGGCGCCGCGATCCGGCAGCCCACCCGCGAGCTGCGCCGCCGCACCGGGGATCTCGCCGCGTTCGCGGAGATCCGCGAGGTCGAGCTCTCCAACGGGCAGGAGCGCGGTGTGCGCGCCCTCCAGATCCGCAACGCCGACGGCCTCGAGATCGAGGTGCTCGTCGATCGCGCCTTCGACATCGGCGACGTGCGCTACCGCGGCGTGCCCGTGTCGTGGCGCTCGGGCAACGGGTACCGCCATCCCGCGCTGCACGAGGTCGAAGCCGAGGACGGCCTCTCCTGGCTGCGCACGCTCGACGGCTTCCTGGTGAGCGGCGGCCTCGACCACACGCTCTTCGGCGGCGAGGTCGACGCCTCGCAGTACGCCTACCCGCCCAAGCCGACCGTGCGCCACGGCCTCCACGGCCGGCTGAGCTCGCTGCCGGCGCGTCTGCTCTCGGTCGAGGAGGACTGGCGCGAGACCGGCGGTGTGCTGCGCGTGCGCGGCGAGATCGTGCAGGCCACCTCCTTCGGGGAGCACCTGAGGCTGCGCCGCACCGTCGAGGTCGATATCCACGGCGCCGGCTTCCGCATCGACGACGAGGTCGTGAACCTCGGCTTCGAGCGCACGCCGCACATGTTCCTGTACCACATCAACATCGGCTGGCCCGTGGTGGACGAGGGGACCGAGTTCGTCGGTTCGGTGCAGCGCCACCTCTGGCAGTCTCCGTCGACCGAGGAGCAGGGCGCGCCGCACCACACGCTCGTCGAGCCCCGCCGCGGCTTCGTGGAGCAGGTCTGGGAGCACGAACTCGCAGTCGGCGATGACGGGCTGCACCGGGTCGCCCTCCTCCGCGCGGACGGCGCCTTCGGCGTCGAGCTCGCCTGGGACCCGGAGGGGATGCCGAACTTCTTCGAGTGGCAGAACCTGCGCGACGGGCAGTACGGGGTCGGACTCGAGCCGTCGAGTCATCACGTCGGCGGCGAGGCGGACGCCCGCGCCGACGGGTCGATGACGTGGCTCGAGCACGGCGAATCGCGGCGCTACCGGACTTCGGTGACGCTGCTGGACGGCACCGAGGCGACCGCGGCAGCGCGGGCGCGGGTGCTGGGAGACGAAGGATAG
- a CDS encoding SdrD B-like domain-containing protein encodes MPQSHHRRPGRTSRGALALAAAVVAAVVVGLCAAPAQAVSQSGLRSTELYAYAEAGDAVGFSFANSQGVEVRSPDGAVAASCPSGACAGEIPSALAGVWVVRYTAETDNTTAWTLQVADASGTAIPGRVWAESVNFSNTGFGSRTFSATYLSEFGGMYSAQFTGHRGWVFSLRASNRGVMFNDGSCLPAYRSVPMSGVVEAADGALPAISGDDYLLDSPACRDNGLVFYRIFLGETPDPAMPASTALWGDGRTSQQWVLPPYQTPEITDLQYARDGFTAAGTVTGTLSGQPGVIRLRIDTDANGVFTDAVDVEFDTAAATGGFSIPWDGRDGAGDAVPPGRGFAVEAEFLGESEIHFLEGDVEGRSGGIRVTRMNGPDAPDSRVSWNDGLLPGIRATTTTPLIGDRVDSAAGAHAWEFNGNGWGNARIVDDWMTIASGSARVALPVDGLPVLRLGELVWYDADQNGRQDPDEPGIPGVTVSVLAADGTVLGTTATDAMGIYAFEGLNASTAARVSFDVSTADVTGLADAFGVASTAQLAFTTQHAPDAAPELDSDVDPGTGESALPGTAGSADIRIDAGLVAHGHLTIAKTVAGPAPAGFAFGFTARCTDFRGASSEHPFNVKSGERLALALPAGMECAVEETEPGGASAVQYAVDGAELDRAPTLTLSPAAGTPELVVTNTFAAPPSTPGDATPEQPRGSVDAAGGPEALSVTGGDARLPLLFGGALLALGGALLAMISRSRGRRHEV; translated from the coding sequence ATGCCCCAGTCGCACCACCGGAGACCCGGCCGCACCTCCCGCGGCGCTCTCGCGCTCGCCGCGGCCGTCGTGGCCGCCGTCGTCGTCGGCCTCTGCGCGGCGCCCGCGCAGGCCGTGTCGCAATCGGGGCTGCGATCCACTGAGCTGTACGCGTACGCCGAAGCCGGGGACGCGGTGGGCTTCAGCTTCGCGAACTCGCAGGGGGTCGAGGTCCGCTCGCCCGACGGCGCGGTCGCGGCGAGTTGCCCATCGGGTGCCTGCGCCGGCGAGATTCCTTCCGCTCTGGCGGGCGTATGGGTCGTGCGGTACACCGCGGAGACCGACAACACGACCGCCTGGACCCTGCAGGTCGCCGACGCCTCGGGAACTGCCATCCCCGGTCGGGTGTGGGCGGAGTCCGTCAACTTCAGCAACACGGGCTTCGGGTCGAGAACCTTCTCGGCGACGTATCTCTCGGAGTTCGGCGGGATGTACAGTGCGCAGTTCACCGGTCACCGCGGATGGGTCTTCTCCCTCCGCGCCAGCAACCGCGGCGTGATGTTCAACGACGGGTCCTGCCTTCCCGCGTACCGGTCCGTGCCGATGAGCGGAGTGGTCGAGGCCGCGGACGGCGCGCTCCCCGCGATCTCCGGCGACGACTACCTGCTCGACAGCCCCGCGTGCCGCGACAACGGACTCGTCTTCTACCGCATCTTCTTGGGGGAGACGCCCGATCCGGCGATGCCGGCGTCGACGGCACTGTGGGGCGACGGACGCACCTCCCAGCAGTGGGTGCTCCCGCCGTACCAGACCCCCGAGATCACCGATCTGCAGTACGCTCGCGACGGCTTCACCGCCGCCGGCACCGTGACGGGCACGCTGTCCGGGCAACCCGGCGTCATCCGCCTGCGCATCGACACGGATGCGAACGGGGTGTTCACCGATGCCGTCGACGTCGAGTTCGACACCGCCGCGGCCACCGGCGGCTTCTCGATTCCCTGGGACGGCAGGGACGGCGCCGGCGATGCGGTGCCCCCGGGTCGCGGCTTCGCGGTCGAAGCCGAGTTCCTGGGCGAGTCCGAGATCCACTTCCTCGAAGGAGACGTCGAGGGGCGCTCGGGTGGGATCCGGGTCACCCGGATGAACGGGCCGGACGCGCCCGACTCACGCGTGAGCTGGAACGACGGACTCCTCCCCGGGATCCGCGCCACGACCACGACTCCGCTCATCGGGGATCGGGTGGACAGCGCCGCGGGTGCGCACGCCTGGGAGTTCAACGGCAACGGGTGGGGGAACGCGCGGATCGTCGATGATTGGATGACCATCGCCTCGGGGAGTGCGCGCGTCGCGCTTCCGGTCGACGGGTTGCCCGTGCTGCGCCTCGGCGAGCTCGTGTGGTACGACGCCGACCAGAACGGACGGCAGGATCCCGACGAGCCGGGAATCCCCGGCGTCACGGTCTCCGTTCTCGCGGCCGACGGGACCGTGCTGGGAACGACCGCGACCGATGCGATGGGCATCTACGCGTTCGAGGGTCTGAACGCCTCGACCGCAGCACGCGTCTCGTTCGACGTCTCGACCGCCGACGTGACGGGTCTCGCGGACGCGTTCGGGGTCGCCTCCACGGCGCAGCTGGCGTTCACGACACAGCACGCACCGGATGCGGCACCGGAGCTGGACTCGGACGTCGACCCCGGCACGGGAGAGTCGGCGCTGCCCGGCACGGCAGGGAGCGCCGACATCCGGATCGACGCCGGCCTCGTCGCGCACGGTCACCTGACGATCGCCAAGACGGTCGCGGGTCCGGCCCCCGCCGGGTTCGCCTTCGGCTTCACGGCCCGGTGCACCGACTTCCGCGGCGCGTCATCGGAGCATCCCTTCAACGTGAAGTCGGGCGAACGGCTCGCGCTGGCCCTCCCCGCCGGGATGGAGTGCGCCGTCGAGGAGACGGAGCCGGGCGGAGCCTCAGCCGTGCAGTACGCCGTCGACGGCGCCGAACTGGATCGTGCGCCGACGCTCACGCTGTCCCCGGCGGCGGGCACCCCGGAGCTCGTCGTGACGAACACCTTCGCCGCGCCGCCGTCGACGCCGGGTGACGCGACCCCGGAGCAGCCGAGGGGCTCCGTCGACGCCGCGGGCGGTCCCGAGGCGCTCAGCGTCACCGGGGGCGATGCCAGACTCCCGCTGCTGTTCGGCGGTGCGCTGCTCGCGCTGGGCGGTGCCCTCCTCGCGATGATCAGCCGGTCACGCGGCCGGAGGCACGAGGTCTAG
- a CDS encoding fumarylacetoacetate hydrolase family protein — translation MTHTTWPASLTATLPLDHDAATLIGRAWDPRVAGPSPVLVTADEVRDLSGTFATVSELMSADDPAAAARAAAGAVLGSAEEILAATMRRDRSATRFLSPIDLQCVKAAGVTFAVSMIERVIEERARGDAAEADRVRAQVLEVIGGDLGAIEPGSPGAMRLKSYLIDQGLWSQYLEVGIGPDAEIFTKCPVLASVGTGDEIGVRRTSEWNNPEPEVVLVLDGSGRILGATLGNDLNLRDYEGRSALLLPEAKDNNASASLGPFIRLFDERFSLDDVRRAEVELRVQGEDGFELRASSDMSLISRDPEDLVSHLLGPHHQYPDGAVLYLGTLFAPTEDRGEPGAGFTHRVGDVVRISSPKLGALVNRVAHSETCAPWEFGVGALMRNLAERGLLR, via the coding sequence ATGACCCACACGACCTGGCCCGCGAGCCTCACGGCCACGCTCCCGCTCGACCACGACGCCGCCACGCTGATCGGACGGGCGTGGGATCCCCGCGTCGCGGGCCCGAGCCCCGTGCTCGTCACCGCGGATGAGGTCAGAGACCTCTCGGGAACCTTCGCGACCGTGAGCGAGCTCATGTCCGCGGACGACCCCGCGGCGGCCGCCCGGGCGGCCGCGGGCGCGGTGCTCGGGTCCGCCGAGGAGATCCTCGCGGCGACCATGCGTCGCGATCGCTCGGCGACGCGCTTCCTCTCGCCCATCGACCTGCAGTGCGTGAAGGCCGCAGGAGTGACCTTCGCGGTGTCGATGATCGAGCGGGTGATCGAGGAGCGGGCCCGCGGCGACGCCGCGGAGGCAGACCGCGTACGCGCGCAGGTGCTCGAGGTGATCGGGGGCGACCTCGGCGCCATCGAGCCGGGCTCCCCGGGCGCGATGCGCCTCAAGAGCTATCTGATCGATCAGGGGCTGTGGAGCCAGTACCTCGAGGTCGGGATCGGGCCGGACGCCGAGATCTTCACCAAGTGCCCCGTGCTCGCCTCGGTCGGCACGGGCGACGAGATCGGCGTGCGCCGGACGTCGGAGTGGAACAACCCCGAGCCCGAGGTCGTCCTCGTCCTGGACGGCTCGGGGCGGATCCTCGGAGCGACGCTCGGCAACGATCTCAACCTGCGCGACTACGAGGGCCGCAGCGCGCTGCTCCTCCCCGAGGCGAAGGACAACAACGCCTCGGCGTCCCTCGGGCCGTTCATCCGGCTCTTCGATGAGCGCTTCTCCCTGGACGACGTGCGGCGCGCCGAGGTCGAGCTGCGGGTGCAGGGAGAGGACGGCTTCGAGCTGCGCGCCTCCTCCGACATGAGCCTGATCAGCCGCGACCCCGAAGATCTCGTCTCGCATCTCCTGGGCCCGCATCATCAGTACCCCGACGGGGCGGTGCTCTACCTGGGGACCCTGTTCGCCCCCACCGAGGATCGCGGCGAGCCGGGAGCCGGGTTCACGCACCGCGTCGGAGACGTCGTGCGCATCTCATCGCCTAAACTGGGGGCCCTGGTCAATCGCGTCGCGCACAGCGAGACGTGCGCGCCCTGGGAATTCGGTGTCGGGGCGCTCATGCGCAACCTGGCGGAGCGAGGACTGCTGAGGTGA
- a CDS encoding Gfo/Idh/MocA family protein → MASADTHRLEPDAPIRTRSHAIGAIGAGAIMADQHLEAYRQAGFPVVAIASRTRENAAKVAERYGIGTVHESPRDLILDPRVEIVDIAFPPDQQPELIRLALQQPHIAGILAQKPLALSLEEAIALRDEAAAAGKILSVNQNMRYDQSIRSLKQLLDRGALGEPVFAAIDMHAVPHWQTFLEQYDRLTLANMSVHHLDALRYLFGDPEEISTAGRTDPRTRFAHTDGIVASTLRFPNGVLAVSREDVWGGPRIEGYDSDFFISWRVEGTEGVARGTIGWPDGVPSTLSYASTVETDGRWVTPEWDTHWFPHAFAGVMEQLQHAIDGGEPALTVADNVRTMALVEAAYRSLDEHRAVRLDEFTL, encoded by the coding sequence ATGGCATCAGCGGACACGCATCGGCTCGAACCGGACGCGCCGATCCGGACGCGTTCGCACGCGATCGGGGCGATCGGGGCGGGGGCGATCATGGCGGATCAGCACCTCGAGGCCTACCGGCAGGCGGGGTTCCCCGTCGTCGCCATCGCGTCGCGCACCAGGGAGAACGCCGCGAAGGTCGCCGAGCGCTACGGCATCGGGACGGTGCACGAGTCGCCGCGGGATCTGATCCTGGATCCGCGCGTCGAGATCGTCGACATCGCGTTCCCGCCCGATCAGCAGCCCGAGCTCATCCGGCTCGCGCTCCAGCAGCCGCACATCGCCGGCATCCTGGCGCAGAAGCCGCTCGCGCTCTCGCTGGAGGAGGCGATCGCGCTCCGCGACGAGGCCGCCGCGGCGGGCAAGATCCTCTCGGTCAACCAGAACATGCGCTACGACCAGTCGATCCGCTCGCTGAAGCAGCTGCTCGACCGCGGGGCGCTGGGGGAGCCCGTGTTCGCGGCGATCGACATGCACGCCGTGCCGCACTGGCAGACCTTCCTCGAGCAATACGATCGCCTGACGCTCGCGAACATGAGCGTGCACCACCTCGATGCGCTGCGCTATCTGTTCGGAGACCCCGAGGAGATCTCCACGGCAGGGCGAACGGACCCGCGCACGCGCTTCGCGCACACCGACGGCATCGTCGCCTCGACCCTGCGGTTCCCGAACGGCGTCCTCGCCGTCTCCCGCGAGGACGTCTGGGGAGGCCCGCGGATCGAGGGCTACGACTCCGATTTCTTCATCTCGTGGCGCGTCGAGGGGACCGAGGGGGTCGCGCGCGGCACGATCGGCTGGCCCGACGGCGTCCCCTCCACCCTGAGCTACGCCTCCACCGTCGAGACCGACGGCCGGTGGGTGACCCCGGAATGGGACACCCACTGGTTCCCGCACGCCTTCGCCGGCGTGATGGAGCAGCTGCAGCACGCGATCGACGGCGGGGAGCCCGCGCTCACGGTCGCCGACAACGTCCGCACGATGGCACTCGTCGAAGCGGCGTACCGATCACTCGACGAGCACCGCGCGGTCCGGCTCGACGAATTCACCCTCTGA
- a CDS encoding enoyl-CoA hydratase/isomerase family protein, whose translation MTRITDLATEHIGVALQDFVLTVTLQRPEKLNAVTPEMSSALEAIATAANHDPEVRVVILTGAGDRAFCAGSDIRALDQYATPWEFRNRMDYCDALHRLRKPVIAAVNGYALGGGLETSLICDIRLAAETARFAAPEVKLGWIGGGGMTAFLAAAAGPSNAAVMTMTGDMIDAETALRWGIVSEVLPADGLMTRARELAVVIASRPPIAIETAKANLRAAYNMPQEQAVAYERDLQTITFATEDAAEGRCAFAERRDAAFRGR comes from the coding sequence ATGACCCGCATCACCGATCTCGCGACCGAGCACATCGGCGTCGCGCTGCAGGACTTCGTGCTCACCGTCACGCTGCAGCGCCCGGAGAAGCTCAACGCCGTCACGCCCGAGATGTCCTCCGCCCTGGAGGCGATCGCGACGGCCGCGAACCACGACCCCGAGGTGCGCGTCGTGATCCTGACCGGTGCGGGGGACCGGGCGTTCTGCGCCGGCAGCGACATCCGCGCACTCGATCAGTACGCGACGCCGTGGGAGTTCCGCAACCGCATGGACTACTGCGACGCGCTCCATCGGCTGCGGAAGCCGGTCATCGCCGCGGTCAACGGCTACGCCCTCGGCGGCGGGCTCGAGACCTCGCTGATCTGCGACATCCGTCTCGCCGCCGAGACCGCCCGGTTCGCGGCGCCCGAGGTGAAGCTCGGGTGGATCGGCGGCGGCGGGATGACCGCGTTCCTCGCCGCCGCAGCCGGGCCGAGCAACGCCGCCGTCATGACCATGACCGGCGACATGATCGACGCCGAGACGGCACTTCGCTGGGGCATCGTCAGCGAAGTGCTGCCCGCGGACGGGCTCATGACGCGGGCCCGCGAGCTCGCGGTCGTCATCGCCTCGCGCCCGCCGATCGCGATCGAGACCGCGAAGGCGAACCTCCGCGCCGCCTACAACATGCCGCAAGAGCAGGCCGTCGCCTACGAGCGGGACCTGCAGACCATCACCTTCGCGACCGAGGACGCGGCGGAGGGGCGCTGCGCCTTCGCCGAGCGCCGCGACGCCGCCTTCCGCGGACGCTGA
- a CDS encoding SDR family NAD(P)-dependent oxidoreductase, with amino-acid sequence MSPAAPSAPRSAFVTGAGGALGRAIALRLGQDGFGIAVVGRGRATLDETAALLDAHGIPHVVIELDLRDAAAIETAVSAAERELGPLGAMVNNAAIYPATPFLEIPLEEYEDVVRVNQTAYFAGTQAAARRMAPRGSGAIVNIGSITFHGGWENLVSYVSTKGAAVGLTRAAARELGPAGVRVNCVEPGAFPTKAEEINGDPEAYDAQVVSRQSIKRRGRNEELAAVVSFLVGEDSSFMTGQTLNVDGGWVMA; translated from the coding sequence ATGAGTCCCGCAGCACCCTCCGCCCCCCGCTCCGCGTTCGTCACCGGCGCGGGGGGCGCCCTCGGGCGGGCGATCGCGCTCCGCCTCGGTCAGGACGGCTTCGGCATCGCCGTCGTCGGGCGCGGGCGCGCGACGCTCGACGAGACGGCGGCGCTCCTCGACGCGCACGGGATCCCGCACGTCGTCATCGAACTCGATCTGCGCGACGCCGCGGCGATCGAGACCGCGGTGTCGGCCGCCGAGCGCGAGCTCGGCCCGCTCGGCGCGATGGTCAACAATGCCGCGATCTATCCGGCGACGCCCTTCCTCGAGATTCCGCTCGAGGAGTACGAGGACGTCGTGCGGGTGAACCAGACGGCCTACTTCGCCGGCACCCAGGCGGCCGCGAGGCGGATGGCGCCGCGCGGCTCGGGCGCGATCGTGAACATCGGGTCGATCACCTTCCACGGCGGCTGGGAGAACCTCGTCAGCTACGTCTCCACGAAGGGCGCGGCGGTGGGCCTCACCCGCGCCGCCGCCCGCGAGCTCGGCCCGGCGGGCGTGCGCGTGAACTGCGTGGAGCCCGGGGCGTTCCCGACGAAGGCGGAGGAGATCAACGGCGATCCCGAGGCGTACGACGCGCAGGTCGTCTCGCGGCAGTCGATCAAGCGCCGCGGCCGCAACGAGGAGCTCGCCGCGGTCGTCTCCTTCCTCGTCGGCGAGGACTCGTCCTTCATGACCGGGCAGACGCTGAACGTCGACGGCGGCTGGGTGATGGCATGA